The stretch of DNA GAACGCGGCGTCTTCAAAGACCACCTCTTTCAGTGAGCCGTCGGGCGTCAGTTCGTAGAAGCCGGCCTTCTTCGTGTATTCACCATAGGCCGAGAGGGTCAGCGTTTTGCCGAGATCGATCGTGCCGCGCGGTCCCACGGCGAGCGGGTCGATCGGCTCGGTGCGCGCGTACCGGAACCGCACTTCACCTTTGCTGCCCACGCCGTTGGTGATGTTCTTCGGTGCGCCACCGTCGAGCGGAAACTGCCAGAGGTCGTACCGATGCTGCACGATGACTGACTTGCCGTCGCTCGAGTAGCCGGCCAGGCCATACGACGGCTTCGGGCCAGGGTGATCAAACTCCATGTCCACGAAACTCACCGCGCTCGATCCACCGAGCGTGCGGGTGGTGGCAGCATCAAGCTCGTACTCCTGGAACTTGTTGTCTTTCCAATACAGGAAGTGACGTCCATCGGGCGAGATCCCGAACGCGTGGGCGCCGGTCAATTGGTTCTTGAACATGAGCGTGCGCTCGCCGGTGGACGTGTTGACCCGGTAGAAGTCTGCGGCCGGGCGTTTGTAGTCGTGGATGTAGCCGCGCGTATCGCGGCCCACGGCCCAGCGGCCATCCTGCGCCACCTCCAGTTCACGCATCGTCTCGTCGGTCAGCCTGATGACTTTGGCTGCCGGCACATCAAACGCCGTGCGGAAGGTGAAATTCCTGTCGACCTCCGCGCGAATCATCTGCTGCGACTGGATGCGTTCGTCCACGCTGTTCCAGACGTCCACGTTGGCGAGGTCGTCGGTGCTGCGCCTCGTCGCCGCGTCGGCCGTCTCCACCTGTTCCTTGATCCCGAAAAACACGCGCTTGTTGTCGTGGCTCCACGCGAGGGGGGCGCGATCGCTCACAACCCAATCTTTCGGGAAATCCGCTGCCTTGGCGGGGTCCAGCATCACTGGCACCCCCACGGCGTCACCGAGGGCGGCCTGCACTGCCGGGTACGCCACAAGCACATTACTGCGCTCGCGCATCTTCTCCACATCGGCGCCCTTGAGCACTGCCAGGGCGGCGCCATCGTCGCTCCACGTCAGCCGGTTGTAGGACTTGGCGTCGTTGTCCAGTGTGGTGATGCGCCCGCTCCGGGTGTCGAACACAAACAGGCCGTTGCCATCTTTGACTGTGGCGTCCACGGTGTAGGCGAGCAAATCACCAGGGCGGTTAAACGAGATGTCACCCACGCTCCCCAGGAGCTGATCGCGCCCGGTGGTGAGGTTGTGCAGGACGACGTCCACGCCTCTGGGCCCGGCCGGAGCGGCGGCGGCACCAGCTGCCGGCGCGGCCGGAGCCGCGGCTTCGGCGCCCGCGGCGCCGCGGCCACCAGCCGGCGTGGGCGGCCGCCGGCGCAAAATCAAGTGACTGGAGTTCGCGGCAAATGTGAACGACTGAATGTCCTGCCACGACTTGATCGCGCCCGTCTCGAGGTTTCTCAACTCGACTCGGCGGGGCTGAGCGGGCGGCGTTGCGGCGCCTCGGGCCGCCTGGCCTGCAGGTTCAGCCACGTCCGGGGTCGGCGCCGGGGCCGGTGCGCCTCCGGCAGCGCCGCCTCGGCCTCCCCGACCGCCGCGGCCTGCAGCAGGCTCCACCTGATAGGCGAACCACCGGGAGTCGGCCGAAAACGATCCGCCTGCCCCGTTGGCCACTTCGACGTCCTGGTTCGTGGCCAGATTCAACAGGTGAAGCACCGGCTTGGTCTCGGTCGGCGCGGTGTTCGTGAGCGCCACTCCGTACGTCACCCATTTACCGTCGCCGGAAATTTCCTGGCCGCTGATACTGCGCCAGCGCGTGTAGTCTTCGATACCCAACGGCTTCTTGGCGGGCGCCTGCGCGCCCACCCACGCATAAGCCGAGATGAAGGTGAGAACAAGAACGAGAGCGGTACGTCTGGCGGACTGAGTCACGGGCGTCTCCTGGCGCCAAATTATAGGTCCAGAGTCCAGAGTCCAGGGTCCTTCCTCAGCTCCCCAGCTCCCCAGTTCCCCAGTTCACAACCTTTTCACGCTTCCTTACGTCCAAGCTGCTCAGGTAGATGATCTATGGGAGAGGACGCGCCGAATGCCGCCACGGGGACGCACGCCGATTCACGGGGACTTGTTACAGGGCACGCTGGACCTGTTGATTCTGCAGACGCTGGTGCTGGGCGCCGCGCATGGTCACACCATCGCGCACGCGATTGAGCGCCAATCCGATGATGTGCTCCAGATCGAACATGGCTCGCTCTACCCGGCCCTGCACCGCATTGAAAACAAGAAGTGGATCGCCTCGTTCTGGGGCACGTCAGAGAACAACCGTCGCGCGCGTTACTACCGCCTGACTGCGGCCGGGCGGAGCCAATTGGCGCACCAGACCTCGCGGTGGGAAGCGCTGGTGGGCGCCGTTAACCGCGTCCTTCGCCCGGCGCCGGCCGGGTCCAGGTCCGACAAATGAGCTGGTGGCGGTACATCCTGCGCGCCCGTTGGGATCGGGAGCGCCGGCGGGAACTCGAGTCGTACGTGGAGATCGAGACCGACGACAACATCGCGCGCGGCATGTCTCCGGCGGACGCCCGAGCAGCCGCGATCAGAAAACTCGGCAATCGCACGCTTGTACTCGAAGAGGTCTACACCATGAACACACTTGGCTGGCTCGACACCACCTGGCGCGATCTCCGGTATGGCGCGCGAGTGCTGTGGCGGCAACCTGCTTTCACGATCGTCGCTGTCCTGTCGCTCACCCTCGGTGTGGGAGCCAATACGGCGATCTTCCAGTTGATCGATACCGTGCGCCTGCGCACGTTGCCGGTGGAGGCGCCGCACGAACTGGCGCGCATCACCATCGATTCGGGAGACGGCGGTCGCACCGGCCGGTTCACGTCGCGGTACTCCCAGTTGACGTACCCGTTGTACGAGCAGGTCCGCGACCAGCAGAAGAGCTTCTCTAGCCTTGCCGCTTGGGGACCGGTGGTCCTGGACCTCGCCACCGCAGGCGAATCGCGGCCGGCGCAGGGCCTGTGGGTGAGCGGCAACTTCTTCGCCACGCTTGGTGTCACGCCTATGCTGGGCCGCCTGATTGGGCCGGATGAGGATCGGCGGAATTGCCCGACACCCGCCGCGGTCATCAGTTATCCGTTCTGGCAGCGGGAATACGCGGGACGCCCCGACGTGATCGGTCAGACCCTTCGCCTGGACGGCCATGCGTTTGAAATCGCCGGTGTGACTCCGGCATCGTTTTTCGGCGTAGAGGTCGGGCGCCAGTTCGAGGTGGCGCTGCCACTCTGTACCGAGCGCCAGGTGCGCGGGCTCGCGCGGTCGGCGCTGGACTCCGGTGACTGGTGGTGGCTCGCTGGGTTCGGCCGGCTGAAACCGGGTGTCACCGTCCAGCACGCGGAAGCCGAACTCAAGGCCCTGTCGGCGCCGATCTTCGCCGCGACGCTCCCCACGGGATACGTGACTCGCGATGCCGACAACTACAAGAAGTTCGTCCTCAAGGCGGGACCGGTAGACAAAGGCTTTTCCGCATTGCGCGGCGACTATGGCACGCCACTCCTGCTATTGCTGGGTCTGGCCGGCCTGGTGCTGCTCATCGCCTGCGGGAATCTGGCCAGCTTGATGCTCGCCCGCGCCAGCGCGCGGGAACACGAAATGGCGGTGCGCCTGGCCATCGGCGCATCGCGCTGGGCGCTCGTGCGGCAGTTGATGTCTGAAAGCCTGATCGTGGCCGCCGCCGGGGCGATCTGTGGCGCGTGGCTGGCCCACGGCTTGAGCGCCGTCCTCCTCTCCTTCCTGAGCACCCCGCAAAACCCATTGATGCTGGACCTGACGCAGAACTGGCGGGTACTCGGTTTCACGAGCGGGCTGGCCATCCTGACCTGCCTCCTGTTCGGCCTCGTACCGGCCGTTCGAGCGACGCGCACGGCCCCGGTCAACGCCATGCGCGCCAGCGGACGAGGGCTCACCGACGGTCGTGGCCGCTTCACGCTTCGTCGGGCACTCGTCATCGGCCAACTGGCGGTCTCGCTGGTCCTGCTGGTCGGCGCCCTGCTGTTCGTGCGGACGTTTCAGAATCTGGCGACGGTGGACGTCGGCTTCACGACCGCGGGCATCGTGGCCGCAGACTTCGACTTCCGCCGCGCCAACGTTGCGCCTGAAGGACAGCGCGAATTTCAGCGGTCATTGCTGGAGCGGATCAAGGCCATGCCCGGCATCACGGGCGCCACACCGGTCAGCATTGTGCCTGTGAGTGGAGGCGGCTGGAACCAGGGCTTGGTCATCGACGGGAAACCCCAGGAGGGTTATCCCAATGTGAATCAGGTCGGTGGCGAATACTTTGAGTTACTCGATATTCCGTTGCTCAACGGACGCACATTCAACGACCAGGACACGCCAACCTCGCCCAAGGTGGCCGTGGTGACTGCCGCGTTTGTCGAGCGCTACCTGAAAGGGCGCGATCCGATTGGACGGGTCTTCCACTTTGACGTCGGTCCCGGGGAACCGAACCTGGCGATGCACGTGGTGGGCGTCGTGGCCGATACCAAGTACAGCGACGTCCGCACGGAGAACAGTCCACTCGTGTTCCTCGCGTACTCGCAGGACCCTGCCCCCGGTGCCTCGCTCACCACCTTGGTCCGGATGGCGAGCCCCGACGCAAACATCACTCGCGAAGCGGTGGCCCTGGCGGGCCGAGTCAGCAGCAACATGCTGGTGACTGTGGCCTACCTGGAACGCCAGATGGCGGAGGCACTGGGGCGTGAGCGACTGATGGCGATGTTGTCGGGCTTCTTCGGCGGACTGGCGCTGCTCCTGGCAGCAGTCGGACTCTACGGCGTGATGTCCTACATGGTGCAGCAGCGCCGGCAGGAGATCGGGATTCGCATGGCGCTCGGCGCGGGCCGCGGGCGGGTCCTGCGCATGGTGCTGCGCGAATCGGCGGTGCTCGTGACGGTCGGAGTGATCGCCGGCGCGGGGCTGGCCCTGTTCTCGAGCCGGTACGCAGAATCGCTCCTCTTCGGTCTCACCGCCACGGACCCGCTCACCATCGTGCTCTCGGTCATCGGCCTGACGGCCATCGGGGCAGGCGCGAGCGCGATCCCGGCCTGGCGCGCCGCGCGCGTCGAACCGACGACGGCGCTGCGAGAGTGATCGGGGTCCCGGGGTCGCGGCAGTCCTAACTTCCCCAGTTCCCCACTTCCCCAGTTCCTAAGTTCCCCAGTTGCAGATGCGGTAGACTCGGCGCGCGGGGAGACTGCTATGAAAACGAATACGTCGCTCGTCGGCACAGTCGCGCTTGCCATCACACTGTCGGTCACGTCAGGGATGCGGCCCAGGGCGCAGGCGCCGGACCTTGGCGTCTCAGCCAAAGATGGCGTGGTTGTCTCCTCTTCGGACATCGCGTCCGACATCGGTGCAGCGGTGCTGGCGCGCGGAGGCACGGCTGTTGACGCCGCCGTGGCCACGGCATTTGCCATGGCCGTCACCTACCCAACCGCCGGCAACATCGGCGGCGGGGGCTTCATGATCGTGCGCACGGACGACGGCGCGGCCACCACGTTTGACTATCGCGAACGCGCACCCGGCAAATCGACGCCGACGATGTATCTGGATGCGAAGGGTGAAATCGTCCGCGGCCTGACGGCCGCCGGTTACCTCGCCCCAGGAGTGCCAGGCACCGTGCGAGGCATGGCGATGGCTCATGCACGGTTTGGCAAGCTGCCATGGAAGGACGTGGTGATGCCAGCCGCGAACCTGGCGCGCGACGGGTTTGTGGTGTCGGCGTCGCTGGCAGGCGGACTCAATCGCGAGGTGGCCGGGCCAATGAAAGCGTTTACCGGCTCAGTAGCCGCGTACGCAAAGCCCGACGGCACTCCCTGGAAGGCGGGCGACCGCATCGTCCTCGCGGACCTCGCAAAAACGCTGACGGCCATTGCCGTGGATGGGCCTGACGCGTTCTACAAAGGCTGGATCGCCGATCTGATCGAGAAGGACATGGCCGCAAACGGCGGCCTGATCACCAAGGCGGACCTGGCGGCGTACGAAGCGAAGGAACGCCCGGCGGTGCGCGGCACTTTCCTCGGATTCGACATCATCTCGATGCCGCCGCCCAGCTCAGGCGGAATCGCGCTGATCGAAATGCTGAACATGCTCGAGGCCCTGGAAATCCAGAAGCTGCCCAGGCTCTCAGTCGAGGCCATTCACCTGACGACCGAAGCGCGCCGAAGGGCATTCCTGGACCGCGCCCGCTTCCTGGGCGACCCCGACTTCGTCAAGGTTCCGGTTCCAACGCTTATCTCGAAACCACATGCCCGCGAGCAGATCGCCACCATCAGCAAGACGAAGGCTTCGTCTTCGGCCGAGCTTGGAAAAGACATCATCACCATGCCCGCCGGTGAGTCGGATGAAACGACGCACTTCTCGGTGGTGGACCGCAACGGCATGGCGGTGTCGAACACGTACACGCTTGAGGGCGGTTACGGTTCACACCTGGTGGTGCCCGGGACGGGGTTCATCCTCAACAACGAGATGGGCGACTTCAACAAGAAGCCCGGCACGACGAATTTGACCGGCGACATTGGCACGCCGGCCAACATTATTGCCCCGGGCAAACGGATGCTGAGTTCGATGACGCCGGTGATCGTCGCGCGGTCGGGCAAACTCGTGCTGGTCACCGGATCACCCGGCGGACGAACGATCATCAACACGTCGCTTGATGTGGTGCTGGGAGTCACGGCGTGGGGCCTGACTGGTGTTGAGGCCGTGGCGGCACCGCGCATGCATCACCAGTGGCTGCCCGATCGACTGTCGATTGAAGCCAACGGCATCCCGCCCGCCACGCTCGAAGCACTCATCGCGCTCGGCCATGACGCGCGTGTGGGCGGCACACAGGGATCAGCCCAGACCATCTGGGTGCATCCCAACACGGGCGTCTTTTACGGCGTCCCCGACATGCGCTCCCCCGACGCAAAGGCCAGCCGCCGCGAGTAGACGTCAGGCCACCGCGTACTCCAGCAGCATGATTCCCGACGTGGGTCAGGTTGGAAGCGCGGACGGTGCTGGACCGATACCGATCCGGGTAGACTGGGGCGTAGCCAGCCTGTTGGAAAGAGGTTCGACGTGGGTGTTCGAACGATCGCGTGCCTGATGGCGCTTTGCGTGGCGGCAGCCGTGGCGACAACGGTCTCGGGTGCGCCGCAACTGGGCCAGGCCCTGCCCGAACGGCAGTTGCCGGTTTTCAGGACCGACTCCCACTTCGTGCGCGTGGACGCCTACCCCACAGAAAAAGACGGGTCGATCACCCGCGGCCTTGCCGCTGAAGACTTCGAAGTCACCGAAGACGGCAAACCGCAGCGGCTGGATTCAGCCGAGTACATCGAATACGAACGATGGTCTCCCGGGATCGATCCGCCGTCCGTGGAAACCCAGCGTGAGTCGTACCGCCTCGCGGCCGATCCCCGGTATCGCGTCGTGGTTGTCTACGTGAACCGCCTCAGCCGTTCGAGCGCGCGCCACATCCAGCAGCCCCTGGTGGACATGTTGACCCGGGAAGTGGGGCCCCGCGATCTCTACGGCCTGTTGATGCCCAACCACGAGGCGAGCGATCTGGTGCTCGGCAAGTTCACGCCGGCCGAACAGGCGCGCCTCAGCCGGTTCCTGGGAATCCTGGATCACAGCAGCCCGTTTGAAATGGATCCGATCGAGCAGAAACTGTTCTCCTGCTTCGGCATGGGCAGCGTCCAGCGGTGGCGGCTGGATAATCTCTATCGCGACCTCGAGGGCATCATCGCCATCCTCGGCACGTTGCGCGATGAGCGAAAGAGCCTGGTGTTTGTCTCAGACAGCATGCCTGGCGTCGGGGGCCAGCGTGGTGGTGGCGGCAATTCGTCGCGCTCCTCGATGCCCCAGGGCCAACCGCCGATTTCGCGGCCCATGCCCGGCGCCACCGGCCTGTCACTCGGCACCTACAACCCGACCCAGGGCGTGGACACGTGTGAACTGCTGGCGCGCGATATGCCCTTCCAGAATCCCGATCGTTATGACGATCTGATTCGCCTCGCCCGCCGCATGAACGTGGCCATCCATCCGGTGAGCCCCATGGGGCTCACCGCGTCGTCCAGCGTGTTCAGCGGGTCGGCGCTGCGACGACTGGCCGACGAGACCGGTGGCATCGCGGTGGTCAACGTCAACGACATCGATGCGGGCCTCAAAAAGATCGTCAATGACATGCCGGCGTACTACCTGCTCGGTTACCACACCAGCAACACGAAGTGGGACGGGCGGCGTCGTGAGATCAAGGTGCGCCTGAAATCAACCGGCAAGACGATTCGAGCGCGACGCGAGTACCTGGCTCCGAGTGCAGCGGACATGGCCGCCATCCGCGCGGCTGCGGACGCGCCGCCTCGGCCCGCGGGGCCCACGCCAATCGAACGTGCGCTGGGAGGACTGGCCCGCCTGCGAGACGATGCGGAGGTGCACGTGCAGGGTGCGGTGCGCGAAGGCGCGCTGGCCGTCGCGGTAGAGGTGCCGAGCGGGACCGCGACATCGGGCGGATGGTACGAAGGCGCCGACGTGGAAGTGTTTGCGACAAGCGAGGGCAGCCCGTCAACGGCAGCGGGTCCCGCCCTCGCCGGGATGACCGGCGCCACAAAGATGCGGACCGGCTCGCGCGGTGCGGAAATACGTCTGCCAATCGCTGCAGGTGATGCAGGGCCCTGGCAGGTGCGTGTCCTCGTCAAGCGCGGGGACGAGACGCTGGAGGATCGCGCTCGAGTGGTTCTGGACCCAGCAACGGCGTTTGGTGAGCCGTTGCTGTATCGGGCGGCGTCACCACCGGCGGCGCCGTATGTGCCGGTGGCCGATCGGCAATTTCAGCGTAACGAACGGATGCGCGTGGAGTGGCTCGTGTCTTCACCCACGCCCATCAGGCTCAAAGCGCGACTGCTGCAGACGACTGGAAATCCACTCACCTACGCGCCACCCGTCGTCTCGGAAGAACGCGGTGGAGCGACGTTGGCGCGGGTGGACATGACCATGACGTCGATCGCGGCCGGCGACTACATCATCGAACTGACGGCCGAATCAAACGGCCAGGAACAGACGACGCTGCTGGCGATACGGGTGCTGCGGTAGCGAAAAAGACGTCGGGTGTCTTTTTGGCGCTGACGGGCAAAAAGACACCCGACGTCTTTTTCGCGGTCACCGTTCCTGAGGGCGCCTCCACAATCAGCGTGCCGCCCTCGCCGAACCGAACGCGGGTGAGCTGAGGCTGGCGGTAGCTGTAGAACACCCAGTCCGAGGCGGACTCTGCGGTCAGGGCGACGGGCGCGGTGGGCACCGCGCGGAAACCCGCGAGCCGGCGC from Acidobacteriota bacterium encodes:
- a CDS encoding S9 family peptidase, whose product is MTQSARRTALVLVLTFISAYAWVGAQAPAKKPLGIEDYTRWRSISGQEISGDGKWVTYGVALTNTAPTETKPVLHLLNLATNQDVEVANGAGGSFSADSRWFAYQVEPAAGRGGRGGRGGAAGGAPAPAPTPDVAEPAGQAARGAATPPAQPRRVELRNLETGAIKSWQDIQSFTFAANSSHLILRRRPPTPAGGRGAAGAEAAAPAAPAAGAAAAPAGPRGVDVVLHNLTTGRDQLLGSVGDISFNRPGDLLAYTVDATVKDGNGLFVFDTRSGRITTLDNDAKSYNRLTWSDDGAALAVLKGADVEKMRERSNVLVAYPAVQAALGDAVGVPVMLDPAKAADFPKDWVVSDRAPLAWSHDNKRVFFGIKEQVETADAATRRSTDDLANVDVWNSVDERIQSQQMIRAEVDRNFTFRTAFDVPAAKVIRLTDETMRELEVAQDGRWAVGRDTRGYIHDYKRPAADFYRVNTSTGERTLMFKNQLTGAHAFGISPDGRHFLYWKDNKFQEYELDAATTRTLGGSSAVSFVDMEFDHPGPKPSYGLAGYSSDGKSVIVQHRYDLWQFPLDGGAPKNITNGVGSKGEVRFRYARTEPIDPLAVGPRGTIDLGKTLTLSAYGEYTKKAGFYELTPDGSLKEVVFEDAAFSTPAKAAKADTFLFTRQTFTEFPDLRVSGPNFKDAKKITDINPQQAEYQWGRRVLFDYKNRDGVRLQGILALPDDYKTGEKRPMIVTFYEKNSQNMHRYSAPSYLTGMGSMPIQAVSQGYITMLPDIHFRTGSSHSDMLECVEAAVKKVIEMGYADPKRIGVHGHSYGGEGAAFIGTRSKMFAAVGMGAGVTDLTSDFSQSWGWTYQVNGGSGANGNDYYIYGQGRWGVSPWDDPELYRFESALTHAKDAPSPFLIMHGTADPTVSFTEGMNFYNALRYNGKRAVMLAYPGEGHGLRGMANRKDLTVRYFEFFDHYLKGTPAPKWMTDGVPFLNKK
- a CDS encoding PadR family transcriptional regulator — its product is MPPRGRTPIHGDLLQGTLDLLILQTLVLGAAHGHTIAHAIERQSDDVLQIEHGSLYPALHRIENKKWIASFWGTSENNRRARYYRLTAAGRSQLAHQTSRWEALVGAVNRVLRPAPAGSRSDK
- a CDS encoding ABC transporter permease, which translates into the protein MSWWRYILRARWDRERRRELESYVEIETDDNIARGMSPADARAAAIRKLGNRTLVLEEVYTMNTLGWLDTTWRDLRYGARVLWRQPAFTIVAVLSLTLGVGANTAIFQLIDTVRLRTLPVEAPHELARITIDSGDGGRTGRFTSRYSQLTYPLYEQVRDQQKSFSSLAAWGPVVLDLATAGESRPAQGLWVSGNFFATLGVTPMLGRLIGPDEDRRNCPTPAAVISYPFWQREYAGRPDVIGQTLRLDGHAFEIAGVTPASFFGVEVGRQFEVALPLCTERQVRGLARSALDSGDWWWLAGFGRLKPGVTVQHAEAELKALSAPIFAATLPTGYVTRDADNYKKFVLKAGPVDKGFSALRGDYGTPLLLLLGLAGLVLLIACGNLASLMLARASAREHEMAVRLAIGASRWALVRQLMSESLIVAAAGAICGAWLAHGLSAVLLSFLSTPQNPLMLDLTQNWRVLGFTSGLAILTCLLFGLVPAVRATRTAPVNAMRASGRGLTDGRGRFTLRRALVIGQLAVSLVLLVGALLFVRTFQNLATVDVGFTTAGIVAADFDFRRANVAPEGQREFQRSLLERIKAMPGITGATPVSIVPVSGGGWNQGLVIDGKPQEGYPNVNQVGGEYFELLDIPLLNGRTFNDQDTPTSPKVAVVTAAFVERYLKGRDPIGRVFHFDVGPGEPNLAMHVVGVVADTKYSDVRTENSPLVFLAYSQDPAPGASLTTLVRMASPDANITREAVALAGRVSSNMLVTVAYLERQMAEALGRERLMAMLSGFFGGLALLLAAVGLYGVMSYMVQQRRQEIGIRMALGAGRGRVLRMVLRESAVLVTVGVIAGAGLALFSSRYAESLLFGLTATDPLTIVLSVIGLTAIGAGASAIPAWRAARVEPTTALRE
- the ggt gene encoding gamma-glutamyltransferase, giving the protein MKTNTSLVGTVALAITLSVTSGMRPRAQAPDLGVSAKDGVVVSSSDIASDIGAAVLARGGTAVDAAVATAFAMAVTYPTAGNIGGGGFMIVRTDDGAATTFDYRERAPGKSTPTMYLDAKGEIVRGLTAAGYLAPGVPGTVRGMAMAHARFGKLPWKDVVMPAANLARDGFVVSASLAGGLNREVAGPMKAFTGSVAAYAKPDGTPWKAGDRIVLADLAKTLTAIAVDGPDAFYKGWIADLIEKDMAANGGLITKADLAAYEAKERPAVRGTFLGFDIISMPPPSSGGIALIEMLNMLEALEIQKLPRLSVEAIHLTTEARRRAFLDRARFLGDPDFVKVPVPTLISKPHAREQIATISKTKASSSAELGKDIITMPAGESDETTHFSVVDRNGMAVSNTYTLEGGYGSHLVVPGTGFILNNEMGDFNKKPGTTNLTGDIGTPANIIAPGKRMLSSMTPVIVARSGKLVLVTGSPGGRTIINTSLDVVLGVTAWGLTGVEAVAAPRMHHQWLPDRLSIEANGIPPATLEALIALGHDARVGGTQGSAQTIWVHPNTGVFYGVPDMRSPDAKASRRE
- a CDS encoding VWA domain-containing protein; this translates as MGVRTIACLMALCVAAAVATTVSGAPQLGQALPERQLPVFRTDSHFVRVDAYPTEKDGSITRGLAAEDFEVTEDGKPQRLDSAEYIEYERWSPGIDPPSVETQRESYRLAADPRYRVVVVYVNRLSRSSARHIQQPLVDMLTREVGPRDLYGLLMPNHEASDLVLGKFTPAEQARLSRFLGILDHSSPFEMDPIEQKLFSCFGMGSVQRWRLDNLYRDLEGIIAILGTLRDERKSLVFVSDSMPGVGGQRGGGGNSSRSSMPQGQPPISRPMPGATGLSLGTYNPTQGVDTCELLARDMPFQNPDRYDDLIRLARRMNVAIHPVSPMGLTASSSVFSGSALRRLADETGGIAVVNVNDIDAGLKKIVNDMPAYYLLGYHTSNTKWDGRRREIKVRLKSTGKTIRARREYLAPSAADMAAIRAAADAPPRPAGPTPIERALGGLARLRDDAEVHVQGAVREGALAVAVEVPSGTATSGGWYEGADVEVFATSEGSPSTAAGPALAGMTGATKMRTGSRGAEIRLPIAAGDAGPWQVRVLVKRGDETLEDRARVVLDPATAFGEPLLYRAASPPAAPYVPVADRQFQRNERMRVEWLVSSPTPIRLKARLLQTTGNPLTYAPPVVSEERGGATLARVDMTMTSIAAGDYIIELTAESNGQEQTTLLAIRVLR